Proteins encoded together in one Musa acuminata AAA Group cultivar baxijiao chromosome BXJ3-6, Cavendish_Baxijiao_AAA, whole genome shotgun sequence window:
- the LOC103988687 gene encoding zinc finger AN1 domain-containing stress-associated protein 15-like, which yields MARERCNLDKEAEILKLSSSSSPSPSPPTPPSSSRLPPSLFLNPCEESPNPRPGTPDVETPVVASSAQKPKEEAKPPVRFSNRCSTCRKKVGLTGFRCQCGDLFCGRHQYTDTHDCSFDYKAFGREEIAKANPVVKAPKIIKI from the coding sequence ATGGCTCGAGAAAGATGTAATCTTGACAAAGAAGCTGAAATCCTCAaactttcctcttcttcctctccttctccgtCTCCCCCCACTCCTCCATCATCGTCACGATTACCGCCATCCTTGTTCTTGAATCCTTGTGAGGAATCGCCGAATCCGAGACCGGGAACTCCGGATGTGGAGACACCCGTCGTGGCTTCCTCCGCACAGAAGCCTAAGGAGGAAGCTAAGCCGCCAGTAAGATTCAGTAATAGGTGCTCCACTTGCCGGAAAAAGGTGGGGCTCACTGGATTCCGGTGCCAATGCGGAGATCTCTTCTGCGGCCGCCACCAGTACACGGACACCCATGATTGCTCATTCGACTACAAGGCGTTTGGAAGGGAGGAGATTGCTAAAGCCAACCCTGTGGTCAAAGCTCCTAAGATCATCAAGATCTAA